One Desulfovibrio fairfieldensis genomic window carries:
- a CDS encoding amidohydrolase family protein has product MPASVLAIRARTIVPLTGESPARGARLFAALKKIDNAVLLVRDGLVEDVLPWKNARLPAGARVRDVGPVCLVPACINAHAHIQLSYLAGRTLWGKGFTAWLASMIPQLGASTAAEVAAAAESACESLAATGALHVGDVAGSLRGGVALVDRACREAGVGVSHFCEWFGFGPPFIDGERPWPPRCRDELAADPALAGRCAPAGHALYSTAPEVLRAARDHCARHNTVFSFHLAESPEETRLLTSGDGPLYDCYAGTVLPEGWRPPGMRPLAYAAGLGLLGPGALAVHGAQLDAQEVEVLAAGGTALCLCPRSNRNLGVGAPPVRALMESGGLLCLGTDGLTSNTDLDVRQEAVYLRESLDVPPEALVRLLTVNGAAALGLGGSGAGRLTPGAPANFCLLPEALTY; this is encoded by the coding sequence GTGCCCGCCTCCGTCCTGGCCATCCGGGCCAGAACCATTGTGCCCCTGACCGGCGAAAGTCCGGCCCGGGGCGCGCGGCTTTTCGCGGCCCTGAAAAAAATCGACAACGCCGTGCTGCTGGTGCGCGACGGCCTGGTGGAAGACGTGCTGCCCTGGAAGAACGCCCGCCTGCCCGCAGGCGCGCGGGTGCGCGACGTGGGGCCGGTCTGCCTGGTCCCGGCCTGCATCAATGCCCATGCCCACATCCAGCTTTCCTATCTGGCCGGGCGCACGCTCTGGGGCAAGGGCTTCACGGCCTGGCTTGCCAGCATGATTCCCCAGCTGGGCGCGTCAACAGCCGCCGAAGTGGCCGCGGCCGCGGAAAGCGCCTGCGAAAGCCTGGCCGCTACCGGAGCCCTGCACGTAGGGGATGTGGCCGGTTCCCTGCGGGGCGGCGTGGCTCTGGTGGACCGGGCCTGCCGCGAGGCCGGAGTGGGAGTGAGCCATTTCTGCGAATGGTTCGGCTTCGGGCCGCCCTTTATCGACGGCGAGCGCCCCTGGCCGCCGCGCTGCCGCGACGAACTGGCGGCGGACCCGGCCCTGGCCGGGCGCTGCGCTCCGGCCGGACATGCCCTGTACTCCACCGCGCCGGAGGTGCTGCGCGCCGCGCGGGACCACTGCGCCCGGCACAACACGGTTTTCAGCTTTCATCTGGCGGAATCGCCGGAAGAAACCCGGCTGCTGACCAGCGGAGACGGTCCCCTGTACGACTGCTACGCGGGCACGGTGCTGCCCGAGGGCTGGCGGCCGCCGGGCATGCGGCCCCTGGCCTACGCGGCCGGCCTCGGCCTGCTGGGACCGGGCGCGCTGGCCGTGCACGGCGCGCAACTGGATGCCCAGGAAGTGGAAGTGCTGGCCGCCGGGGGCACGGCCCTCTGCCTCTGCCCGCGCTCCAACCGCAATCTGGGCGTGGGCGCGCCGCCGGTGCGCGCCCTGATGGAAAGCGGCGGCCTGCTCTGCCTGGGCACGGACGGCCTGACGTCCAATACCGACCTGGACGTGCGCCAGGAGGCCGTCTATCTGCGCGAAAGCCTGGACGTGCCGCCCGAGGCCCTGGTGCGCCTGCTCACGGTCAACGGCGCGGCGGCGCTGGGCCTGGGCGGGTCCGGGGCGGGCCGCCTGACGCCGGGCGCGCCTGCCAATTTCTGCCTGCTGCCCGAGGCCCTGACCTATTAG
- a CDS encoding sulfite exporter TauE/SafE family protein: MFLSLLVYLCCGAVAGVLAGLLGVGGGIVIVPMLVAIFPGQGVPPEYVQQMALGTSLASIMITSISSARAHNARGAVHWDIFRNITPGILVGTFVGGLVATHMPTMFLKIFFICFLFVVSAQMLSNYRPPASRDMPGALGTAGVGGVIGLVSSFVGIGGGTLSVPFMSFCNVPLHHAVGTSAAIGFPIAVAGTLGYIIGGWGRPDLPALSLGFVNLWALLGLAAASYLTAPLGAKLSHALPTAKLKRGFAVFLILVALKMLWGIL, from the coding sequence ATGTTCCTTTCTCTCTTGGTCTATCTCTGCTGTGGCGCGGTGGCCGGCGTTCTGGCCGGACTGCTGGGCGTGGGCGGCGGCATCGTCATCGTGCCCATGCTGGTGGCTATTTTTCCCGGACAGGGCGTGCCGCCCGAGTATGTCCAGCAGATGGCCCTGGGCACTTCGCTGGCCAGCATCATGATCACCTCCATTTCCAGCGCGCGGGCCCATAACGCGCGCGGGGCCGTGCATTGGGACATTTTCCGCAACATCACGCCCGGCATTCTGGTGGGCACCTTCGTGGGCGGCCTGGTGGCCACGCACATGCCCACCATGTTTCTGAAAATCTTCTTCATCTGCTTTCTGTTCGTGGTTTCCGCCCAGATGCTTTCCAACTACCGGCCCCCGGCCAGCCGCGACATGCCCGGCGCGCTGGGCACCGCCGGAGTGGGCGGGGTCATCGGTCTGGTCTCCAGCTTTGTGGGCATCGGCGGCGGCACGCTGTCCGTGCCCTTCATGAGCTTCTGCAACGTGCCCCTGCACCATGCCGTGGGCACCTCGGCGGCCATCGGCTTTCCCATTGCCGTGGCCGGCACCCTGGGCTACATCATCGGCGGCTGGGGCAGGCCCGACCTGCCCGCACTTTCCCTGGGCTTCGTGAATCTCTGGGCCCTGCTCGGCCTGGCCGCCGCCAGCTATCTCACCGCGCCCCTGGGGGCCAAGCTGTCCCATGCCCTGCCCACGGCCAAGCTCAAGCGCGGCTTTGCGGTTTTTCTGATCCTGGTGGCCTTGAAGATGCTCTGGGGCATCCTGTAA
- the eno gene encoding phosphopyruvate hydratase — translation MTFQIATVTAMEILDSRGNPTVEVELVSDAGLRARAAVPSGASTGTREAVERRDGDKQRFGGKGVSGAVAAVCGEICSAVRGMDCRDQRGIDNTLVTLDGTANKSRLGANALLGVSLAVCRLAALSAGLPLYAYLGGTGASLMPVPCMNILNGGVHARWQGADFQEYMIAPLGAPSLRDAVRWGSEVYQALRNVLLDRGLSAGVGDEGGFAPSVSSNRQPLELILRAVEKAGYRPGEDIAVCMDPAATAFHRDGLYHLRTEKRALSAEEMTEYYAAILRDFPVVLLEDGLAEDDWDGWAMLCNTLGRHVELVGDDIFVTNVRYIERGIKEHTANAALIKLNQIGTLSETIDAVRLCRRNGWGAFVSHRSGETVDSFIADMTVALETGHLKTGAPCRGERVEKYNQLMRIERALGASAVYAGKNAFVATR, via the coding sequence ATGACGTTCCAGATTGCCACAGTGACAGCTATGGAGATTCTTGATTCGCGAGGCAATCCCACTGTCGAGGTGGAACTTGTATCCGATGCGGGCCTGCGCGCGCGGGCCGCCGTCCCCTCCGGCGCGAGCACGGGCACGCGGGAGGCCGTGGAACGGCGCGACGGCGACAAACAACGGTTCGGGGGCAAAGGGGTGTCTGGCGCCGTGGCGGCGGTCTGTGGTGAAATATGCTCCGCCGTGCGGGGCATGGATTGCCGGGATCAACGCGGCATTGACAACACTCTCGTCACTCTGGACGGCACGGCGAACAAATCGCGCCTGGGGGCCAACGCCCTGCTCGGCGTTTCCCTGGCGGTCTGCCGCCTGGCGGCCCTGTCGGCCGGCCTCCCGCTCTACGCCTATCTGGGCGGCACCGGAGCCAGCCTCATGCCCGTGCCCTGCATGAACATCCTGAACGGCGGGGTGCATGCCCGCTGGCAAGGGGCGGATTTTCAAGAGTACATGATCGCTCCTCTGGGCGCGCCTTCCCTGCGCGACGCCGTGCGCTGGGGCAGCGAAGTCTATCAGGCCCTGCGGAACGTGTTGCTGGATCGCGGCCTTTCCGCCGGAGTGGGAGACGAAGGGGGTTTCGCCCCCTCGGTTTCCTCCAACCGGCAGCCGCTGGAACTGATCCTCCGGGCTGTGGAAAAAGCCGGTTACCGGCCGGGCGAAGATATCGCCGTCTGCATGGACCCGGCGGCCACAGCCTTTCACAGGGACGGGCTCTATCATCTCAGGACGGAGAAACGCGCTCTCAGCGCTGAAGAAATGACGGAATACTATGCCGCCATTCTGCGGGATTTTCCCGTGGTTCTGCTGGAAGACGGTCTGGCCGAGGACGACTGGGACGGCTGGGCCATGCTCTGCAACACGCTGGGGCGTCATGTGGAACTGGTGGGCGATGATATTTTCGTCACCAACGTCCGCTATATCGAGCGAGGCATTAAAGAGCATACCGCCAATGCGGCGCTGATCAAACTCAACCAGATCGGCACGCTCAGCGAAACCATCGACGCCGTGCGGCTCTGCCGGCGCAACGGCTGGGGCGCTTTTGTCTCACACCGAAGCGGAGAAACCGTGGACAGCTTCATTGCCGACATGACCGTGGCCCTGGAAACGGGGCATTTGAAAACCGGCGCTCCCTGCCGGGGCGAACGGGTGGAAAAATACAATCAACTCATGCGGATTGAACGCGCCTTGGGGGCAAGCGCCGTTTACGCCGGGAAAAACGCTTTTGTCGCAACCCGTTAG
- a CDS encoding dihydroorotase: MTLCIKNARHLEAPVDLLVDGDRILTMTPAGHHAAPGGCEIFDAHGLTLMPSFIDAHVHLREPGFEYKEDIASGLEAAAHGGFGAVMCMANTKPVNDTAAVTRFMLERARESHPHGPRLHPIAAASVGLKGEEMAPLAELKQAGCVAVSNDGRPVENAELLRRIMEYAADLDLIFIDHCEDARLGKGWLMNEGAVSGLLGVKGQPDVGEAVQIARDVMLAEYLHLPVHIAHVSSSLSVDVIAWGKARGVQVSAETCPHYLLLDESALEGYNTAAKVSPPLRRPEDREALRRAVKDGTIDILVTDHAPHAAHEKEGTLDEAPCGLTGLDLAVSLTWALVREGVLAEADLQRLWCRRPAEIFRLPWNGFAPGDPADFFLLDPDEVWTPGPETMYSKSRNTPFLGRSLHGRVKHHWLGGQRLF, from the coding sequence ATGACGCTCTGCATCAAAAACGCCCGCCACCTGGAGGCTCCGGTGGACCTTCTGGTGGACGGGGACAGGATACTGACCATGACCCCGGCGGGCCATCACGCCGCGCCCGGGGGCTGCGAAATTTTCGACGCGCACGGCCTGACGCTGATGCCCAGTTTCATCGACGCCCATGTCCATCTGCGCGAACCGGGTTTCGAGTACAAGGAAGACATCGCCTCCGGCCTGGAAGCGGCGGCCCACGGCGGTTTCGGCGCGGTCATGTGCATGGCCAACACCAAGCCGGTCAACGACACGGCGGCCGTGACCCGTTTCATGCTGGAGCGCGCCCGCGAGAGCCATCCGCACGGGCCGCGCCTGCATCCCATCGCGGCGGCCAGCGTGGGCCTCAAGGGCGAGGAAATGGCCCCGCTGGCGGAACTGAAGCAGGCCGGATGCGTGGCCGTGTCCAATGACGGCCGCCCGGTGGAAAATGCGGAACTGCTGCGCCGGATCATGGAATACGCGGCGGATCTGGACCTGATTTTCATCGACCACTGTGAGGACGCCCGCCTGGGCAAAGGCTGGCTGATGAACGAGGGGGCCGTGAGCGGCCTGCTGGGCGTCAAGGGCCAGCCGGACGTGGGCGAGGCCGTTCAGATCGCGCGCGATGTCATGCTGGCCGAATATCTGCATCTGCCCGTGCACATCGCCCATGTCTCCTCCAGCCTGAGCGTGGACGTCATCGCCTGGGGCAAGGCGCGCGGCGTTCAGGTCAGCGCCGAAACCTGCCCGCACTATCTTCTTTTGGACGAGAGCGCGCTGGAGGGCTACAACACGGCCGCCAAGGTCAGCCCGCCGTTGCGCCGCCCCGAGGACCGCGAGGCCCTGCGCCGGGCCGTGAAGGACGGGACCATCGACATTCTGGTCACGGACCATGCCCCGCACGCGGCCCATGAAAAGGAAGGCACCCTGGACGAAGCCCCCTGCGGGCTCACCGGCCTGGACCTGGCCGTGAGCCTGACCTGGGCCCTGGTGCGCGAGGGGGTGCTGGCCGAGGCCGATCTGCAGCGCCTTTGGTGCCGCCGCCCGGCGGAAATCTTCCGCCTGCCCTGGAACGGCTTCGCGCCCGGCGACCCGGCGGATTTCTTTCTTCTGGACCCGGATGAGGTCTGGACGCCCGGCCCGGAGACCATGTATTCCAAAAGCCGCAACACGCCCTTTCTGGGCCGGAGCCTGCACGGGCGCGTCAAGCACCACTGGCTCGGCGGACAGCGGCTGTTCTGA
- the crcB gene encoding fluoride efflux transporter CrcB produces the protein MIKSILAVCVGASGGATLRWLLGLALNSVFPVIPLGTLAANLLGSYCMGAALGIFYTFPLAPEWRLLCITGFLGALTTFSTFSAEVATLLQAQRFGWACGAITLHVGGSLLMVFLGMGSFALVRRLF, from the coding sequence ATGATCAAATCCATACTGGCCGTGTGCGTCGGGGCATCCGGGGGAGCCACACTTCGCTGGTTGCTCGGCCTCGCGCTCAATTCCGTATTTCCGGTGATACCCTTGGGAACATTGGCGGCCAACCTGCTCGGAAGCTACTGCATGGGAGCGGCGCTGGGCATTTTTTACACATTTCCCCTGGCCCCGGAATGGCGCTTGCTCTGCATCACCGGCTTTTTGGGCGCGTTGACCACCTTTTCCACGTTTTCGGCGGAAGTCGCGACGCTGTTGCAGGCCCAGCGTTTCGGCTGGGCCTGCGGCGCAATCACCTTGCATGTGGGCGGTTCGCTGCTGATGGTTTTTCTGGGCATGGGTTCCTTCGCCCTGGTCAGGCGTCTCTTTTAG
- a CDS encoding aspartate carbamoyltransferase catalytic subunit, protein MNTDNRYHWPHKDLLDVTQLSGEDVRHLLDLAASFQEINRRPVKKVPTLKGKTVVLFFVENSTRTKTSFDVAGKRLSADTYSLAKSGSSLNKGESLKDTALTLQAMGPDVIVIRHSSSGAAAFMADLLPCGVVNGGDGWHAHPTQALLDCFSLRQVWGDSFAGRTLLILGDIAHSRVARSNVRLLHLLGVKVRLCAPRTLLPAGVETWPVEVFSDLKRAVRDVDAVMCLRLQLERQQAGLLPDLAEYSRRFCLGTAQLELARPEAKVLHPGPLNRGLEISHEIADAPASLVLDQVAAGVATRMAVLYLLATRNDGGNA, encoded by the coding sequence ATGAATACCGACAACCGCTATCATTGGCCGCACAAGGACCTGCTGGACGTGACCCAGCTGAGCGGAGAAGACGTCCGCCATCTGCTGGATCTGGCCGCCAGCTTTCAGGAAATCAACCGGCGCCCGGTCAAGAAGGTGCCCACCCTCAAGGGCAAGACCGTGGTGCTCTTTTTTGTGGAAAACAGCACCCGCACCAAAACCTCCTTTGACGTGGCGGGCAAGCGCCTGTCCGCCGACACCTATTCCCTGGCCAAGTCCGGCTCCAGCCTGAACAAGGGCGAAAGCCTCAAGGACACGGCCCTGACCCTCCAGGCCATGGGGCCGGACGTCATCGTCATCCGCCATTCCAGCAGCGGCGCGGCGGCCTTCATGGCCGATCTGCTGCCCTGCGGCGTCGTCAACGGCGGCGACGGCTGGCACGCCCATCCCACCCAGGCCCTGCTGGACTGCTTCAGCCTGCGCCAGGTCTGGGGCGACAGCTTTGCCGGGCGCACCCTGCTGATCCTGGGCGACATCGCCCATAGCCGGGTGGCCCGCTCCAATGTGCGTCTGCTGCATCTGCTGGGGGTCAAGGTCCGGCTCTGCGCGCCGCGCACCCTGCTGCCCGCCGGGGTGGAAACCTGGCCGGTGGAGGTCTTTTCCGATCTCAAACGTGCCGTGCGCGACGTGGACGCGGTCATGTGCCTGCGTCTGCAACTGGAGCGCCAGCAGGCGGGCCTGCTGCCCGATCTGGCGGAATACTCGCGGCGTTTCTGCCTGGGCACGGCCCAGCTGGAACTGGCGCGGCCCGAGGCCAAGGTGCTGCACCCCGGCCCCCTGAACCGGGGCCTGGAAATTTCCCATGAGATTGCCGACGCGCCCGCCAGCCTGGTGCTCGACCAGGTGGCCGCGGGCGTGGCCACGCGCATGGCCGTGCTTTACCTGCTGGCCACGCGCAACGACGGAGGAAACGCATGA
- a CDS encoding MFS transporter, producing the protein MLSRLRNASPAVVFVVLMGIVSLFADMTHEGARSIYGAYLPLLGASATALGFATGFGECIGYALRLATGIIADKTKHYWGMTMLGYGVNMVAIPFLALVPENGWFWACLLIILERTGKAIRQPAKNTLLSFAATRVGVGKAFAVQEFLDQIGAFLGPVFLFGILWFKSDAEPRTAYALCFAALGIPALLTMAWLFLARRHFPDPGHFEEAGARQNSGANRSGFLLYIFGIMFFALGFVDFPLITLHVSRQNVIQGDALPLLYALAMLADAFAALLFGWLYDRFRFKTLIFSGLMAAFFPIFVFCSASLGSILVGVALWGIGMGAQESILKAAVVTLTSKEKRSTNFGIFESCFGLSWFLGSWLMGWLYDMQPAYLAAFSVAAQLCALPLYLGVSMKNRP; encoded by the coding sequence ATGTTGTCACGTTTGCGGAATGCGTCGCCGGCGGTTGTCTTTGTCGTGCTCATGGGCATTGTCAGTCTGTTCGCGGACATGACCCACGAAGGGGCACGCAGCATTTACGGGGCATATCTTCCCCTGCTCGGCGCTTCGGCCACCGCACTCGGCTTTGCCACCGGCTTCGGCGAATGCATCGGCTATGCGCTCAGGCTCGCGACCGGAATCATCGCCGACAAGACAAAACACTATTGGGGGATGACCATGCTGGGGTACGGCGTCAACATGGTCGCCATTCCCTTTCTGGCGCTCGTGCCGGAAAACGGCTGGTTCTGGGCCTGCCTGCTGATCATTCTGGAACGCACCGGTAAAGCCATACGCCAGCCCGCTAAAAATACGCTTCTCTCCTTTGCGGCCACCCGGGTAGGCGTGGGCAAGGCTTTTGCCGTGCAGGAATTTCTCGATCAAATAGGCGCGTTTCTGGGGCCGGTATTCCTGTTCGGCATTCTCTGGTTCAAGAGCGACGCCGAACCGCGGACGGCCTACGCGCTCTGCTTCGCGGCCCTGGGCATCCCGGCGCTTTTGACCATGGCCTGGCTCTTCCTGGCGCGCCGGCATTTCCCGGACCCGGGACATTTTGAAGAGGCGGGCGCACGGCAAAATAGCGGCGCGAACCGGAGCGGGTTTCTTCTCTACATATTCGGGATCATGTTTTTCGCTTTGGGATTTGTGGATTTTCCTCTGATCACGCTGCATGTTTCCCGCCAGAACGTCATCCAGGGCGACGCACTGCCCCTGCTCTACGCGCTGGCCATGCTGGCGGACGCCTTCGCCGCGCTGCTCTTCGGCTGGCTCTATGACCGCTTCCGCTTCAAAACCCTGATTTTTTCCGGCCTCATGGCGGCATTTTTCCCCATATTCGTGTTTTGCTCCGCCTCTCTCGGGAGCATCCTTGTCGGCGTCGCGCTGTGGGGTATCGGTATGGGCGCGCAGGAATCCATCCTCAAGGCCGCCGTGGTGACGCTTACATCCAAGGAAAAACGCTCCACCAACTTCGGCATTTTCGAATCCTGTTTCGGTCTGAGCTGGTTTCTGGGCAGTTGGCTGATGGGCTGGCTATACGATATGCAACCGGCGTATCTGGCGGCGTTTTCCGTGGCAGCGCAGCTCTGCGCGCTTCCCCTGTATCTGGGCGTCAGCATGAAAAACAGGCCGTGA
- a CDS encoding molybdopterin-guanine dinucleotide biosynthesis protein MobB, protein MRAIGITGFKNSGKTTLTGLLATALEGLGRKVAVIKCTHHGLDLPGRDTSKLSAPGRPVAALGEDDAAIFWRGKIGFMDLFTRLPADIVLVEGGKNLTFLPRVLCLRDILEAPMLAPELAVGTFGPVSLPPLPAFDENSVEELARVADAKAFVLGGLDCGLCGRENCAALTRDILAGEASPKDCLALTPPSLNLKVNGREVPLNDFTARMLEGGLRGMLAPLKGMAAGTVEIVLK, encoded by the coding sequence ATGCGGGCCATCGGCATCACCGGCTTCAAAAATTCCGGCAAGACCACGCTCACGGGCCTGTTGGCCACGGCCCTGGAGGGCCTGGGCCGCAAGGTCGCCGTCATCAAATGCACCCACCACGGCCTGGACCTGCCGGGCCGCGACACCAGCAAACTCAGCGCGCCGGGCCGCCCCGTGGCCGCCCTGGGCGAGGACGACGCCGCCATTTTCTGGCGCGGCAAAATAGGCTTCATGGATCTGTTCACCCGGCTTCCGGCGGACATCGTGCTGGTGGAGGGCGGCAAGAACCTCACCTTCCTGCCGCGCGTGCTTTGCCTGCGCGACATACTGGAGGCCCCCATGCTCGCGCCGGAGCTGGCCGTGGGCACCTTCGGCCCGGTCAGCCTGCCGCCCCTGCCCGCTTTTGACGAGAATTCCGTGGAAGAACTGGCCCGCGTGGCCGACGCCAAGGCCTTTGTGCTGGGCGGGCTGGACTGCGGCCTGTGCGGCCGGGAGAACTGCGCGGCCCTGACCAGGGACATTCTGGCCGGAGAAGCCTCTCCCAAGGACTGTCTGGCCCTGACGCCGCCCTCCCTCAACCTGAAAGTCAACGGCCGGGAAGTGCCCCTCAACGACTTTACGGCCCGGATGCTGGAGGGGGGCCTGCGCGGCATGCTCGCGCCGCTCAAGGGTATGGCCGCGGGCACGGTGGAAATTGTTTTGAAATAG
- a CDS encoding YitT family protein — protein MKLYTYNQKLAESVWWNLLWMTLGSLLMTICIQSVAAPHDFLAGGVMGVALLVAYWTGTLTPLLWYMLICLPIYIGGWFFVGRRFLLYTAYGTLCTTVFGMFITFQIPLSTEVYAAVVGGVLHGAAGGIMLRTLGSGGGTDIVAVLLKERWNIPIGQFNFIFNVLLFLTGAFRLSLDLIVASMLMMFISSNALEYVLGMFNRRKLVMIISDHGEEISEAILVTERFGATMLRGKGAYSGSDREILLTVTNNVSLKRLENLVYAIDSHALFIVENTFYVSGGQFARRGR, from the coding sequence ATGAAGCTGTATACCTACAATCAAAAACTGGCCGAATCGGTCTGGTGGAACCTGCTCTGGATGACCCTGGGCTCGCTCCTGATGACCATCTGCATTCAGAGCGTGGCCGCGCCCCATGACTTCCTGGCCGGTGGCGTCATGGGCGTGGCCCTGCTCGTGGCCTACTGGACCGGCACCCTCACGCCCCTGCTCTGGTACATGCTGATCTGCCTGCCCATCTATATCGGGGGCTGGTTCTTCGTGGGGCGGCGCTTCCTGCTCTACACGGCCTACGGCACGCTCTGCACCACGGTGTTCGGCATGTTCATCACCTTCCAGATCCCGCTCTCCACCGAGGTTTACGCCGCCGTGGTAGGCGGCGTGCTGCACGGCGCGGCCGGAGGCATCATGCTGCGCACTCTGGGCAGCGGCGGCGGCACTGACATTGTCGCGGTGCTGCTCAAGGAGCGCTGGAACATCCCCATCGGCCAGTTCAACTTCATCTTCAACGTCCTGCTGTTCCTGACGGGCGCCTTCCGCCTTTCCCTGGACCTCATCGTGGCCTCCATGCTGATGATGTTCATCTCCTCCAATGCCCTGGAATACGTGCTGGGCATGTTCAACCGGCGCAAGCTGGTGATGATCATTTCCGACCACGGCGAGGAGATCAGCGAGGCCATTCTGGTTACCGAGCGTTTCGGCGCGACCATGCTGCGCGGCAAGGGGGCCTATTCCGGCTCGGACCGCGAGATTCTGCTCACCGTCACCAACAACGTGTCGCTCAAGCGCCTGGAAAATCTGGTCTACGCCATTGATTCCCACGCGCTCTTCATTGTGGAAAACACCTTTTACGTTTCCGGCGGCCAGTTCGCCCGCCGGGGCCGCTGA
- a CDS encoding NAD-dependent succinate-semialdehyde dehydrogenase — MSMLDILSDKSLFRRQCLINGQWCDADDNSVLAVTNPANEEPLGTVPKCGAAETRRAVAAASAAFPAWSALTPLQRGAYLRAWEQAIKDNLEDLAKILTLEEGKPLAEARGEILQGASYFPWFAEECRRVCGDVTPSFRPGTQALTRHAPVGVAAAITPWNFPFSMLPRKAAPALAAGCTIVVKPAGRTPYSALALAELGMRVGIPAGVINVLTGDAAAIGGEIAVNPTVRKVSFTGSTEVGKQLAADCAPTLKRMSLELGGNAPFMVFDDADLDKALDLAMGSKFRNAGQTCICANRFLVQSGIHDRFVDGLAARVKALRVGNGLDPDTDMGPLINARAVERVDAMVRDAEAKGARLLVGGHRHALGGNFYEPTLLTGLKPDMRVFQGEIFGPVAAVMPFVTEEEAVALANDTSYGLASYVCTRDLARTWRLFGALQYGMVGVNDATLAAAETPFGGVKYSGLGREGSSEGLLEYMETHYMLLGGLA, encoded by the coding sequence ATGTCCATGCTTGATATACTGAGCGACAAGAGCCTGTTCCGTCGGCAATGCCTGATCAACGGCCAATGGTGCGACGCGGACGACAACAGCGTGCTGGCCGTGACCAATCCGGCCAATGAGGAACCGTTGGGCACGGTGCCCAAATGCGGCGCGGCCGAAACCCGCCGGGCTGTCGCGGCGGCTTCCGCCGCCTTTCCGGCCTGGAGCGCGCTGACTCCTTTGCAGCGCGGCGCGTACCTGCGGGCCTGGGAACAGGCCATCAAGGACAATCTGGAGGATCTGGCCAAAATCCTGACTCTTGAAGAAGGCAAACCCCTGGCCGAGGCCAGGGGCGAGATTCTGCAGGGCGCGTCCTATTTCCCCTGGTTCGCCGAGGAATGCCGCCGTGTCTGCGGCGACGTCACCCCGTCGTTCCGTCCGGGCACCCAGGCTCTTACCCGGCATGCGCCCGTGGGCGTGGCCGCGGCCATCACCCCCTGGAATTTCCCCTTCTCCATGTTGCCGCGCAAGGCCGCTCCGGCTCTGGCCGCCGGTTGCACCATCGTGGTCAAGCCCGCGGGCCGCACGCCTTACAGCGCTCTGGCCCTGGCCGAGCTGGGCATGCGCGTGGGCATTCCCGCAGGGGTCATCAATGTGCTGACCGGCGACGCGGCGGCCATCGGCGGCGAAATCGCGGTCAATCCCACGGTGCGCAAGGTCAGCTTCACCGGCTCCACGGAGGTGGGCAAGCAACTGGCCGCCGACTGCGCGCCCACGCTCAAGCGCATGTCCCTGGAACTGGGCGGCAACGCGCCCTTTATGGTCTTTGACGACGCGGACCTGGACAAGGCCCTTGATCTGGCCATGGGCAGCAAATTCCGCAACGCCGGGCAGACCTGCATCTGCGCTAACCGTTTTCTGGTCCAGAGCGGCATCCATGACCGTTTCGTGGACGGGCTCGCCGCACGGGTCAAGGCCCTGCGCGTGGGCAACGGCCTTGACCCGGACACGGACATGGGCCCGCTGATCAACGCCCGCGCCGTGGAACGGGTGGACGCCATGGTCCGCGACGCCGAGGCCAAGGGCGCGCGTCTGCTGGTCGGCGGGCACAGGCATGCGCTGGGCGGCAATTTTTACGAGCCCACCCTGCTCACGGGCCTGAAGCCGGACATGCGGGTTTTCCAAGGCGAAATCTTCGGGCCCGTGGCCGCCGTCATGCCTTTTGTCACGGAAGAGGAAGCCGTGGCCCTGGCCAACGACACCAGCTACGGCCTGGCTTCCTATGTCTGCACGCGTGATCTGGCCAGGACCTGGCGGCTGTTCGGCGCTCTGCAGTACGGCATGGTGGGCGTCAACGACGCGACCCTGGCCGCGGCCGAGACGCCTTTCGGCGGCGTGAAGTACAGCGGCCTGGGCCGCGAGGGCAGCAGCGAGGGCCTGCTGGAGTATATGGAGACGCATTATATGTTGCTGGGCGGACTGGCCTAG
- a CDS encoding DUF190 domain-containing protein: MHGYQLVFFTQLKRTHGLLSIAEWLTKEAKQLGVSGVTVSVAQGGYGRDGKYQSARFFETGEQPIEVTMALSADKTDELFTRISKEGLKVFYMKTPIEYGITGEE, from the coding sequence ATGCACGGCTATCAATTGGTTTTCTTCACGCAACTGAAGCGCACACACGGATTGCTCAGCATCGCGGAGTGGCTGACGAAAGAGGCGAAACAACTGGGCGTGAGCGGCGTGACCGTCAGCGTGGCCCAGGGCGGCTACGGACGCGACGGGAAATACCAGTCCGCGCGTTTCTTTGAAACAGGAGAGCAGCCCATTGAAGTGACCATGGCGCTCAGCGCGGACAAAACGGACGAGCTTTTTACCCGGATCAGCAAAGAAGGGCTGAAGGTTTTCTATATGAAAACCCCCATTGAATACGGCATTACCGGAGAGGAATGA